Proteins encoded within one genomic window of Chitinophaga parva:
- a CDS encoding terpene synthase family protein: MLVPNVPNVVAVALHAIHQQYAESLKTTKQVSLLSLFNSENFQFDLFCSDAAAHPEMATLKQRTTSFGQQYGILLPDADAYITCSMFLFPEAPLQKIITISKNYAVDFYLNDKMGRDAKPTNQEMQVLYEIRDRLAAIGNDLRLSRGASLAETANVEVLQEIANGAPKSWFDHFLRLYLTHIDAAHKSYDAATLGYIPSVEAYIKLRADISGMPHTVAMIEYANSCFLDWDELESAGLATDVKKANETVSYVGALTNDLFSFEKEVIDSASDSNLVFIVLANNFRMRLDEAIQVSGHIIRQLLADYTETIQRIEDSMETLPEMSKTNLTNYLKGLKAVLQACWTWQTYTQRYKRPVSIWQETSQKEKVTMKV; the protein is encoded by the coding sequence ATGCTAGTACCAAACGTGCCGAACGTAGTGGCTGTGGCATTGCATGCCATCCACCAACAATACGCGGAAAGCCTTAAAACAACCAAACAAGTCTCCCTGCTTTCGCTGTTTAATTCCGAAAATTTCCAATTTGATCTTTTCTGCAGTGACGCTGCAGCCCATCCTGAAATGGCCACCCTCAAACAGCGGACGACCTCCTTCGGGCAGCAATACGGGATCCTGCTGCCTGATGCAGATGCCTACATCACCTGCTCTATGTTCTTGTTCCCGGAAGCACCACTGCAAAAAATCATCACCATCTCCAAAAACTACGCGGTAGACTTTTACCTCAACGACAAAATGGGCAGAGATGCCAAGCCTACCAACCAGGAAATGCAGGTCCTTTATGAGATCAGAGACCGGCTGGCAGCCATTGGCAACGATCTCAGGCTTTCCCGTGGCGCCTCCCTGGCAGAAACAGCCAACGTAGAAGTGCTCCAGGAAATAGCCAATGGCGCCCCCAAATCCTGGTTTGACCATTTTCTCCGGCTCTACCTCACCCACATCGATGCCGCCCATAAATCATATGACGCTGCCACCCTGGGCTATATCCCATCGGTTGAAGCATATATCAAGCTCCGTGCTGACATCAGTGGCATGCCCCACACTGTGGCCATGATCGAGTATGCCAACAGCTGCTTCCTGGACTGGGACGAGCTAGAAAGCGCCGGCCTGGCCACCGATGTAAAAAAAGCCAACGAAACAGTATCCTATGTCGGCGCCCTGACCAACGATCTATTTTCTTTTGAAAAAGAAGTCATCGATTCAGCCAGTGACTCTAACCTGGTCTTTATCGTGTTGGCTAATAATTTTCGGATGCGCCTGGACGAAGCCATCCAGGTATCCGGCCATATTATCCGCCAACTACTGGCCGACTACACCGAAACTATCCAACGCATCGAGGACAGCATGGAAACGCTGCCCGAAATGTCAAAGACCAATTTGACAAATTATTTAAAGGGACTAAAGGCCGTACTACAAGCCTGCTGGACCTGGCAAACTTATACCCAGCGATATAAGCGCCCAGTCTCCATCTGGCAAGAGACCAGCCAAAAAGAAAAGGTAACGATGAAAGTCTAA
- a CDS encoding helix-turn-helix domain-containing protein, which produces MDIDTTRTYIMVPAEEFTALKSALAQISSDLAELKNSRVSPGPKADYILAEEFMQLTHIKKSKFYDMVNNNKIRVIRKLRKTYVLATEVKRYFIDPEMS; this is translated from the coding sequence ATGGATATCGATACCACCAGGACCTATATTATGGTTCCAGCGGAAGAATTTACCGCGCTAAAATCAGCCTTGGCCCAGATTTCAAGCGATCTTGCAGAACTTAAAAACAGCCGTGTCTCTCCCGGCCCAAAAGCTGATTACATCCTGGCCGAAGAATTCATGCAACTCACGCACATCAAAAAATCCAAATTCTATGACATGGTCAACAACAATAAAATCCGGGTGATTCGCAAGCTGCGAAAAACCTACGTCCTGGCAACAGAGGTAAAGCGGTATTTTATCGATCCTGAAATGTCATAG
- a CDS encoding type IV toxin-antitoxin system AbiEi family antitoxin, producing the protein MLVDRHAEQLILHPAMTAFAEHSGMTMRRVLEPPVDYEIGSRQVDDFVQIKAGSITETLCVEIKGEVRKAGVEQLLGAMLPRQQWLLVAKYIPAPLKEFLRHQGCNYLEASGNCYINTGQLVIFINDQEVKQVRQSNTGKIWKSAGLQYLFVVLQDPAMLQRPYRVIAKAAGISAGNIADLRKELQASDYITHEGIFSARDKLIERWVEMYALTLKPKVFKGRFRFASKQFENNWRGLTTDGMYWGGEPGADIYTFNLLPQEFTLYTSFTGNELVSKLRIVPDEDGPITVLDKFWHDWEGDRHNRGAAPPLIVYADLRNSLDSRNWEIANRIKNSYLHE; encoded by the coding sequence ATGCTAGTTGATAGGCACGCTGAACAGTTAATTTTACATCCTGCCATGACAGCTTTTGCTGAGCACAGTGGCATGACGATGAGGCGGGTGCTGGAGCCGCCTGTAGACTACGAGATTGGTTCAAGACAAGTAGACGACTTTGTTCAAATCAAGGCTGGATCAATTACAGAGACGCTTTGTGTAGAGATAAAGGGTGAAGTTCGGAAGGCAGGAGTTGAACAGTTGTTGGGAGCGATGCTTCCCAGACAACAATGGTTACTTGTAGCTAAATACATACCAGCACCGTTAAAAGAGTTCCTCCGTCATCAGGGATGCAATTATCTGGAGGCCAGTGGTAATTGCTACATAAATACAGGCCAGTTGGTTATATTTATCAATGATCAGGAGGTTAAGCAGGTAAGGCAATCTAATACCGGTAAAATATGGAAAAGCGCCGGATTGCAATACTTATTTGTTGTTCTTCAGGATCCAGCGATGCTGCAACGACCTTACCGCGTCATCGCCAAGGCTGCGGGTATCTCTGCAGGCAATATCGCTGATCTCAGGAAGGAGTTGCAGGCATCTGATTATATTACCCATGAGGGAATATTTTCAGCAAGAGATAAACTCATAGAGCGATGGGTGGAAATGTATGCTTTGACACTCAAACCTAAAGTATTTAAAGGACGGTTTCGGTTTGCCAGTAAGCAATTTGAGAATAACTGGCGCGGTCTGACAACCGACGGTATGTACTGGGGGGGAGAACCTGGAGCTGATATATATACATTTAATCTATTACCGCAGGAATTTACGCTATATACCTCTTTTACAGGAAATGAACTTGTCAGTAAGCTGAGGATAGTTCCCGATGAGGATGGCCCTATCACTGTTCTGGATAAATTTTGGCATGATTGGGAAGGAGATCGGCACAACCGTGGTGCCGCACCTCCGCTGATAGTGTATGCAGATTTACGAAATAGCTTAGATAGTCGTAATTGGGAAATAGCTAACCGCATTAAAAATTCCTACCTCCATGAATGA
- a CDS encoding response regulator transcription factor yields MKSILIVDDHGIVRQGLSKIVTEVLGYSDLDQAENCHSLMAALHKKTYTHLLADIVLPDGQILEVLPTIRKLYPDTGVAILSQQPANIFVPVLADHGIKKYILKSAPDEELVSDLRDFIEDVPGPLYRGLFRKTPFDDLSHRELEVLHYILCGEKPGGIANKLGISYSTVGTHTQRIYEKTATRSIKQLTKLSAQFGLTEGRE; encoded by the coding sequence ATGAAATCTATACTCATTGTTGATGATCATGGCATCGTCCGACAGGGCCTCTCTAAGATCGTTACCGAAGTGCTTGGGTACTCGGATTTGGACCAGGCCGAGAACTGTCATTCGCTCATGGCCGCCTTGCATAAAAAGACCTATACTCATTTACTTGCCGACATAGTGCTACCGGATGGTCAAATACTTGAGGTGCTGCCCACGATCCGAAAATTGTATCCTGACACCGGCGTCGCAATACTGAGCCAGCAGCCGGCCAATATATTTGTGCCCGTGTTGGCAGATCATGGTATAAAAAAGTACATTTTAAAATCGGCACCGGACGAGGAATTGGTAAGTGATCTGCGGGATTTTATTGAGGACGTACCCGGCCCGCTATACCGGGGCCTTTTCAGAAAGACGCCTTTTGATGATCTGTCCCACCGTGAGCTGGAAGTGCTTCATTATATTCTTTGCGGTGAAAAACCAGGCGGTATTGCCAATAAGTTGGGTATATCCTATTCTACTGTTGGCACCCACACCCAAAGGATATATGAGAAAACCGCTACCAGGTCCATTAAGCAACTTACCAAACTTTCAGCCCAGTTTGGGCTGACGGAGGGGCGGGAGTAG
- a CDS encoding toll/interleukin-1 receptor domain-containing protein, producing MANYKIELGPDHVGPHLKVYLKDISLNPQIKDQLEGLAAVHHVNITEKRGKSDLTVYPNKAYDITEVRDEVATFLDGYFGPGSALSSPAPVAGPRPTPAPAATPAGDPAVPAHLTVFLSYSWDDDPVHQAWVLALADRLQSQGGVKVLRDQYEIRAGKSITHFMETSVVAADKVVMIMTPNYKEKADGRKGGVGFEYSMISAELYASQVAGKFIPVARKGKYLECSPTFIKGLKSLDMTSDAEFEAKFWELLREIHDEPYVTPPPIGPKPVFPIRIPATGPAAVPPSAPGLPAGAAPPATSLVDDADNMARSRMPAVAHWSFNISVKSMVDLSLSNFYRQIYSHRISQEAGRYYLPLVLNDYYKKSHHPDWDFVIPLNNGGIANMFEASALKITKGNIRYEYSEYSTHEMMLLRLTDPFMTLLYLLLILKAGHDELGRQPTIEIEIDFKSNRKTVFYLQHSPIPVSRVYGLQTMTIPGNEASRTVVIAEVNQNSLMDVFGELYAMFMAENPGSNLPYIELDRTAFLKAIKELISQ from the coding sequence ATGGCAAATTATAAGATCGAGTTGGGCCCCGACCACGTAGGCCCTCACCTGAAGGTGTATTTAAAGGACATCTCCCTCAACCCCCAGATCAAGGACCAGCTGGAGGGCCTGGCTGCTGTCCACCATGTAAATATTACAGAAAAAAGGGGTAAGTCTGACCTGACGGTCTATCCCAACAAGGCTTACGATATCACCGAAGTGCGCGATGAGGTTGCTACCTTCCTGGACGGTTATTTTGGTCCAGGATCCGCGCTGTCTTCACCTGCACCGGTGGCTGGCCCCAGACCCACTCCCGCTCCTGCGGCTACACCTGCTGGCGACCCAGCTGTGCCCGCCCATCTAACTGTATTTCTTTCCTATAGCTGGGATGATGATCCGGTCCATCAGGCATGGGTGCTTGCGCTGGCCGACCGGCTGCAGAGCCAGGGAGGCGTCAAAGTACTACGGGATCAATACGAAATCCGGGCTGGCAAGTCCATCACCCATTTTATGGAAACATCCGTTGTGGCCGCAGATAAGGTGGTGATGATCATGACGCCCAACTATAAGGAGAAGGCCGACGGCCGCAAAGGAGGGGTGGGGTTTGAGTATTCCATGATCTCTGCGGAGTTGTATGCCTCCCAAGTGGCCGGCAAGTTTATCCCCGTGGCCAGGAAGGGAAAGTATTTAGAGTGTTCTCCAACCTTTATAAAAGGGTTGAAATCCCTGGACATGACTAGCGATGCGGAGTTTGAGGCAAAATTCTGGGAACTGCTGCGGGAGATTCATGATGAACCATATGTAACCCCGCCACCCATTGGGCCCAAACCCGTTTTCCCTATCAGGATACCGGCCACGGGGCCTGCGGCTGTGCCACCATCAGCGCCTGGGCTCCCGGCAGGAGCCGCTCCGCCGGCTACCAGCCTTGTTGATGATGCAGATAACATGGCCCGCAGCCGGATGCCAGCGGTGGCTCATTGGTCTTTTAACATCAGCGTAAAGTCGATGGTAGACTTGAGTCTTTCCAACTTTTACCGACAAATCTATAGCCACCGTATTTCTCAGGAGGCTGGCAGATATTACCTGCCGTTGGTGCTCAACGATTATTATAAAAAGAGCCACCATCCGGACTGGGATTTTGTCATACCCTTAAACAATGGTGGTATTGCCAATATGTTTGAGGCTTCCGCTCTTAAGATCACCAAGGGTAACATTCGGTATGAGTATAGCGAGTATTCCACGCACGAGATGATGTTGCTGCGCCTGACGGACCCTTTTATGACGCTGCTGTATCTACTCCTTATCCTCAAAGCGGGCCACGACGAGTTGGGGCGCCAGCCGACCATCGAAATAGAAATCGACTTTAAATCCAATCGAAAGACGGTGTTTTATCTGCAACACTCCCCCATTCCGGTGTCCAGGGTCTATGGCCTGCAGACGATGACCATTCCGGGCAACGAGGCTTCCAGGACCGTGGTAATCGCCGAGGTGAACCAAAACAGCCTCATGGATGTTTTTGGAGAGCTGTATGCCATGTTTATGGCTGAAAATCCCGGTTCAAATTTGCCCTATATAGAGCTGGACCGGACCGCATTTCTTAAAGCGATTAAAGAGCTTATCAGCCAATAG
- a CDS encoding sensor histidine kinase, producing the protein MIRTFVKSLKYAGTGDLPAYDINRNICIGVNLLCLYVILLNFVSGAIFYFLSKNILIPIGAYLEAGIVYGIIELNRRKRFMLANFCFYITISVATFYFTAILGRVSESQLMILFLFGLIYYLFSKRRIRNLVICFNLLLLVCMEVNSELEIIPPTHFSFVVQHIVRWLVYAVVISLTLKIFQLYRKNTQMLIDLHSYHKTVKASLIVEEERNELKNLLFQHIAHDLRGPYIGVSTEIYALHAKSTKGVIIRPEDTLSLINASNQYREMLEDFMELSKFKDASFNEIDLQAIDIKAEVTKIVSKHKHSMAARGVTAKIEFSMGFPDLLIADKLKFGRIVHNLLTNAIKFTEPDTVVSIHIQNFGDYWQFRLRDQGRGIKEDKVGLLFKPYVTEKTPANPDGVGLGLYIVKHLVNIMGAKIVVETQPTGSVFDITFPMKKTL; encoded by the coding sequence ATGATCCGAACGTTTGTTAAGTCCCTGAAGTATGCCGGTACTGGCGATCTGCCAGCCTACGACATTAATCGAAATATTTGCATAGGTGTAAACCTGCTTTGTCTTTATGTGATCTTGCTCAACTTTGTCTCTGGCGCAATCTTTTATTTTCTCAGCAAGAATATACTCATACCGATTGGAGCCTACCTGGAAGCGGGCATCGTTTATGGGATCATTGAACTTAACCGGCGCAAGCGGTTCATGCTGGCAAATTTTTGTTTTTACATTACCATCAGCGTCGCAACATTTTATTTTACGGCCATCCTGGGGAGGGTGTCGGAGTCGCAACTGATGATCCTTTTTTTATTCGGGCTCATATACTATCTTTTTTCCAAGAGGCGGATCCGTAATCTGGTCATCTGTTTTAACCTGCTACTGCTGGTTTGTATGGAGGTTAACAGTGAGCTGGAGATCATACCTCCTACTCATTTTTCATTCGTCGTCCAGCATATAGTCCGTTGGCTGGTCTATGCGGTTGTCATTAGCCTTACACTCAAAATATTTCAGCTTTACCGCAAAAATACGCAGATGCTTATTGATCTGCACAGCTATCACAAAACAGTGAAGGCCTCTCTTATTGTGGAAGAGGAGCGCAACGAGTTAAAGAACTTACTCTTTCAACACATTGCCCACGATCTCAGGGGCCCTTATATTGGCGTTTCAACCGAAATCTATGCCCTTCACGCAAAATCGACCAAGGGTGTAATCATAAGGCCGGAAGACACGCTCAGTCTTATTAATGCCTCCAATCAGTACCGGGAAATGCTGGAGGATTTTATGGAGCTTTCCAAATTCAAAGACGCCAGCTTTAATGAGATCGACCTGCAGGCAATCGACATTAAGGCCGAGGTGACAAAAATCGTATCTAAGCACAAGCACAGCATGGCGGCCAGGGGTGTCACGGCCAAAATCGAATTTTCTATGGGCTTCCCGGATTTGCTCATTGCTGACAAGCTAAAATTTGGCAGGATCGTACACAACCTGCTCACCAACGCAATCAAATTTACCGAGCCCGATACCGTCGTCAGTATCCATATTCAGAACTTTGGCGATTACTGGCAGTTTCGGTTAAGGGACCAGGGGCGCGGGATTAAAGAGGATAAAGTGGGCTTATTATTTAAGCCCTATGTAACGGAGAAAACCCCAGCCAATCCCGATGGCGTTGGCCTGGGGCTCTATATAGTAAAACACTTGGTTAATATCATGGGGGCCAAGATCGTTGTGGAAACCCAGCCGACCGGTAGTGTCTTTGACATAACCTTCCCTATGAAAAAGACACTTTAG
- a CDS encoding response regulator, translating to MTSKHLTVAIVDDQPLMRETSRTMVGMFGYDIHSEATNGEDFLDQLAKGQSLPDICLLDISMPVKDGFETAMELRAHYPEIRILAYSLGASPDQIQKIKQCGAHGFLPKEGNPGRWAEAFDQVRAV from the coding sequence ATGACTTCTAAACACTTAACCGTCGCAATTGTCGATGACCAGCCCCTGATGCGGGAAACCTCCAGAACAATGGTCGGAATGTTCGGATACGACATTCATTCGGAAGCAACCAACGGGGAGGACTTCCTCGATCAACTGGCCAAAGGACAAAGCCTGCCAGATATTTGCCTGCTTGATATCAGCATGCCTGTTAAGGATGGCTTTGAGACCGCCATGGAATTGCGGGCCCACTATCCCGAAATCCGAATTTTGGCCTACTCCTTGGGAGCCAGCCCAGATCAAATCCAAAAAATAAAGCAATGTGGAGCCCATGGCTTCCTTCCCAAGGAAGGCAACCCTGGAAGATGGGCAGAGGCCTTTGACCAGGTGCGCGCCGTTTAG
- a CDS encoding phage integrase SAM-like domain-containing protein: protein MEVSILVKYNYRNRVNKSGRYPVHIYVKPEGEREKYYEVGLPRKPSVEEWQGNDDAWISTKSPYAFQSNQAIRDLKQKIIGVHKRLFDRGESLTHYHVDKELNFRGSRAVFNDYFRDYMRNPPPKVVLSLCTWEKYHAFIKHLDNFNPKILFSQFDEDLVAMIRNFLAAQIGQGGRVLAPASVKSYFDKFAVVLKHAAKKDKLLDERLVTTFFEEVKVTVPDRVEGLHLDVHEIKAIRRLVINPGHPSLGRDQKLFLLQIYGIWYYKDIIRLQRCQVHVDHEVGMYVTGQREKNGMPTIVPLWKFPNATEIMKEFEDPNRESVYWFRRDIFVDVQVYNQNIRAIATLAGVTRKISNKIARHTGWNLMVRMGVQWPVAKKIAGHKLEGIAGKHYVRIGLREVIDGTRSAQFDELGI, encoded by the coding sequence ATGGAAGTCTCAATTTTAGTCAAGTATAACTACCGCAACCGTGTCAATAAAAGTGGGCGATATCCTGTTCATATTTATGTTAAACCGGAGGGAGAAAGAGAGAAATACTACGAGGTCGGGCTTCCTCGGAAGCCATCGGTGGAAGAATGGCAAGGCAATGACGATGCATGGATAAGCACTAAAAGCCCGTACGCTTTTCAGAGCAACCAGGCCATCAGAGACCTTAAACAAAAAATCATAGGGGTTCATAAAAGACTCTTTGATAGGGGAGAAAGCCTAACCCATTACCATGTGGATAAGGAATTGAATTTTAGAGGAAGTCGGGCTGTCTTTAACGACTACTTTAGAGACTATATGAGAAATCCACCCCCAAAAGTGGTGCTTTCCCTTTGTACCTGGGAGAAATACCATGCCTTTATAAAGCACCTGGATAATTTTAATCCAAAAATTCTCTTTTCTCAATTTGACGAAGACCTGGTCGCCATGATCCGCAACTTCCTGGCCGCGCAGATTGGGCAAGGAGGTAGAGTGCTGGCGCCCGCCTCCGTAAAATCATATTTTGATAAATTCGCCGTGGTTTTAAAACATGCAGCAAAGAAAGATAAGCTATTGGATGAGCGGCTTGTAACGACATTTTTTGAGGAAGTTAAGGTCACTGTGCCTGATCGAGTTGAGGGCCTCCACCTGGATGTTCATGAAATCAAAGCTATCCGAAGGCTCGTCATCAATCCCGGGCATCCATCTCTGGGCAGGGATCAAAAATTATTTTTGCTTCAGATTTATGGAATTTGGTACTATAAAGATATTATAAGACTGCAGCGGTGCCAAGTCCACGTTGATCATGAGGTCGGAATGTATGTTACCGGTCAGCGGGAAAAAAACGGAATGCCCACCATTGTACCTTTATGGAAGTTTCCCAATGCTACGGAGATAATGAAGGAATTTGAGGATCCAAACCGAGAAAGTGTGTACTGGTTCAGACGGGACATCTTCGTCGATGTACAGGTCTACAACCAGAATATAAGGGCCATAGCGACACTGGCAGGCGTTACGCGGAAGATTTCAAATAAGATTGCCCGCCATACGGGTTGGAATCTTATGGTCCGTATGGGGGTTCAATGGCCAGTGGCAAAAAAAATTGCAGGCCACAAGTTGGAAGGTATTGCAGGCAAGCACTATGTGCGTATCGGATTAAGAGAGGTAATCGATGGCACCAGGTCAGCACAATTTGATGAACTAGGCATTTAG
- a CDS encoding DNA cytosine methyltransferase, protein MRHGSLFSGLGGFDLAAASQGWDNCFQVEKDPFCLTVLRKHFPTVPKHTDILTFNPEPYVNAIDVISGGFPCQPFSVAGQRKGTADDRYLWPAMLRVICAISPRWVVAENVHGLLSLDRGMVFEQVLSDLEAAGYEVQSVVLPAAGVGAPHIRNRVFIIAHTAAPGHRSGAGTAATGKGATRQKRKGLFRTPFEDGYAGHAAYANRHRLQRDRESAGPYQERRKVKGRHTPKFARADWRTWPTQPPVCGRDDGLSHQLDGISFSAWRQKSIQALGGAVVPELPFQIFRSIDNWEKSTASKIPSPR, encoded by the coding sequence ATGAGACATGGTAGCCTTTTTAGCGGCCTGGGAGGTTTTGACCTTGCCGCCGCATCCCAGGGATGGGACAACTGCTTCCAGGTGGAGAAAGACCCTTTCTGCCTGACCGTGCTGCGCAAGCATTTTCCCACGGTCCCAAAACACACCGATATCCTCACCTTTAATCCTGAGCCTTATGTCAACGCAATTGACGTTATTTCAGGCGGCTTTCCATGCCAGCCATTTTCCGTCGCCGGACAACGAAAAGGAACTGCAGATGACCGCTATCTCTGGCCGGCAATGCTTAGAGTTATTTGCGCGATTTCACCCCGATGGGTCGTGGCAGAAAACGTTCATGGCCTACTTAGTCTTGACAGGGGAATGGTCTTCGAACAGGTGCTCTCTGACTTGGAAGCTGCGGGGTACGAAGTACAATCGGTTGTTCTTCCAGCTGCAGGTGTCGGTGCGCCGCACATCCGCAACCGGGTCTTCATTATTGCCCACACCGCTGCCCCAGGACATAGGAGCGGTGCTGGTACGGCCGCGACGGGGAAGGGGGCGACCCGGCAAAAACGTAAAGGCCTTTTCAGGACACCTTTCGAGGATGGCTATGCGGGGCATGCTGCCTACGCCAACCGCCACAGATTACAAAGGGACCGTGAGTCAGCAGGCCCTTACCAGGAAAGACGGAAAGTCAAGGGCAGACACACTCCGAAATTTGCCCGTGCTGATTGGCGAACCTGGCCAACTCAACCCCCTGTTTGTGGCCGAGATGATGGGCTTTCCCATCAGTTGGACGGTATCTCCTTTTCAGCGTGGCGGCAGAAAAGCATCCAGGCATTAGGTGGCGCCGTCGTGCCGGAACTTCCTTTCCAGATTTTTCGCTCCATTGATAATTGGGAAAAATCAACGGCCAGTAAAATACCGTCGCCGCGCTAA
- a CDS encoding YozE family protein, with product MSLIDFAKAIIDEPSPLGDLARDMQGDYEFPVDKTDQEILSYLRFKTSRQGNEEVVKEFAAAYRESAGQIPPADQLIASAVVFNAQRWQHLVKYFRRDKVVLVGKPEDIYKAYVIDYSTGKAIAFHLHTNLSNLNKIQIIEADGVPDGQLSRKMDPDAALVALQDCPYVYNKPNPVVFDGLVQMLSFPSK from the coding sequence ATGAGTCTTATTGATTTTGCAAAAGCTATCATCGATGAACCATCGCCGCTGGGTGATCTTGCCCGTGATATGCAAGGGGATTATGAGTTTCCGGTGGATAAAACTGACCAGGAGATTCTTTCCTATCTCCGATTTAAAACCTCCCGCCAAGGCAACGAAGAGGTGGTCAAGGAATTCGCGGCAGCGTACAGGGAGTCTGCAGGCCAGATACCGCCGGCCGATCAGCTTATCGCCAGCGCGGTAGTCTTTAATGCGCAGCGGTGGCAGCACCTGGTTAAATACTTCCGCCGTGATAAAGTGGTCCTTGTCGGAAAGCCAGAAGACATTTACAAAGCCTATGTCATCGATTACTCCACCGGAAAAGCCATTGCCTTCCACCTGCACACCAATTTGTCCAACTTGAATAAAATACAGATCATTGAGGCGGACGGTGTGCCCGATGGGCAGTTGAGCAGGAAGATGGATCCCGATGCGGCACTGGTGGCATTACAGGATTGCCCCTACGTCTACAATAAGCCCAATCCAGTGGTGTTTGATGGACTTGTTCAGATGCTTAGCTTCCCCTCAAAATAA